In Persicimonas caeni, a single window of DNA contains:
- a CDS encoding motility protein A: MDIATIIGLVAAFGLIIGSILTGGSLTSFLDVPSMMIVVGGTFGVGLISFPMARVLSAMKVAINVFRYEVPDISEQNTQIIEFADTARKEGILSLEGSLSSIEDDFMKRGVQLLVDGIEPEKIEDLMYDELEGMETRHGTGAQIFETFASSAPALGLVGTLIGLVNMLQNMEDPSAIGPAMAVALLTTFYGALLANVVFTPVAGKLRIRHQEELQAKALVVKGLMGIARGENPRILAQQLEVELPPSQRSDNG, encoded by the coding sequence GTGGACATCGCAACCATCATTGGCCTGGTGGCCGCCTTCGGCCTCATCATCGGTAGTATTCTCACCGGCGGTTCGCTGACCTCCTTCTTGGACGTGCCCAGCATGATGATCGTGGTCGGCGGTACGTTCGGCGTCGGCTTGATCAGCTTCCCGATGGCCCGGGTGCTCTCGGCCATGAAGGTCGCCATCAACGTATTTCGCTACGAGGTGCCCGACATCAGCGAGCAGAACACCCAGATCATCGAGTTCGCCGACACGGCGCGCAAAGAAGGGATCTTGTCGCTCGAAGGCAGCCTGTCGAGCATCGAGGACGACTTCATGAAGCGCGGCGTGCAGCTTCTGGTCGACGGCATCGAGCCCGAGAAGATCGAAGACCTGATGTACGACGAGCTCGAGGGCATGGAGACTCGCCACGGCACGGGCGCCCAGATCTTCGAGACCTTCGCCTCCTCGGCGCCCGCACTCGGTCTGGTCGGTACGCTCATCGGTCTGGTCAACATGCTCCAGAACATGGAAGACCCCTCGGCGATCGGCCCCGCGATGGCCGTCGCCCTTCTGACCACCTTCTACGGCGCGCTTCTGGCCAACGTCGTGTTCACCCCCGTGGCCGGCAAATTGCGCATTCGCCACCAAGAGGAGCTGCAGGCCAAGGCGCTCGTCGTCAAGGGCTTGATGGGCATCGCCCGCGGCGAGAACCCGCGCATCCTGGCCCAGCAACTCGAAGTCGAGCTTCCGCCCTCCCAACGCAGTGACAACGGCTGA
- a CDS encoding OmpA family protein: protein MGRRRKKKEDEPKSDEFIVLFTALSMILLAFFIMLNSLATIDEARSRIVLNSLIGTFGVLPGFKQGEFGPEMPHKKKSRKQPQNLKRRVQALLEIHDLQGANVAERSDGRVVIRFESRLLFASGSQRINPRSFPQLDGLADLIVRVGFPVRVEGHTDVVPSSGPQSNWYLSAARAAAVYRYLHHAAGVPADMLTAAGYGATRPLRTGETQQRRVEVVFLPPVRKGGS from the coding sequence ATGGGACGACGCAGAAAGAAAAAAGAGGACGAGCCGAAAAGCGACGAGTTCATCGTGCTCTTTACGGCGCTGTCGATGATCCTGTTGGCCTTCTTCATCATGCTCAACAGCCTGGCGACCATCGACGAGGCCCGAAGCCGCATCGTGCTCAACTCGTTGATCGGTACTTTCGGCGTGCTCCCCGGCTTCAAGCAGGGGGAGTTCGGCCCCGAGATGCCCCACAAGAAGAAGTCACGCAAGCAGCCCCAAAACCTCAAACGCCGCGTGCAGGCCCTGCTCGAGATTCACGACCTGCAGGGCGCCAACGTCGCCGAGCGCAGCGACGGCCGGGTGGTAATTCGCTTCGAGAGCCGGCTCCTATTCGCCTCGGGCAGCCAGCGCATCAACCCGCGAAGCTTTCCGCAGCTCGACGGGCTGGCCGATCTCATCGTGCGCGTGGGCTTTCCGGTACGCGTCGAGGGGCACACCGACGTGGTCCCCAGCTCGGGGCCGCAGTCGAATTGGTACCTGTCGGCCGCGCGCGCCGCGGCGGTGTACCGCTACCTGCACCACGCCGCCGGGGTGCCCGCCGACATGTTGACCGCCGCCGGCTACGGCGCCACTCGCCCGTTGCGCACCGGTGAGACCCAGCAGCGCCGCGTCGAGGTCGTCTTCTTGCCGCCGGTGCGCAAGGGAGGTTCGTGA
- the fliJ gene encoding flagellar export protein FliJ — MNSRSIELLRRVRDTEMADAVRAVSRARQAVEQAEQKLDQLISQRDDFRQQVRAQFESGVPQREMTLLHRQMDSFDRQVEMQRRELSRQYGQLEEAREHQMELAMVLKQQERLEERLAAMRRSEDRAREQRQLDELGAQSVYRWNLSD; from the coding sequence ATGAACTCCCGATCGATCGAATTACTCCGCCGCGTGCGCGACACCGAGATGGCCGACGCGGTTCGCGCCGTCAGCCGCGCCCGCCAGGCGGTCGAGCAGGCCGAGCAGAAGCTCGACCAACTGATCAGCCAGCGCGACGACTTCCGCCAGCAGGTGCGCGCGCAATTCGAGAGCGGCGTGCCTCAGCGTGAGATGACTTTGCTCCACCGCCAGATGGACTCGTTCGACCGGCAGGTCGAGATGCAGCGACGCGAGCTCAGCCGCCAGTACGGCCAGCTCGAAGAGGCGCGCGAGCACCAGATGGAGCTGGCGATGGTGCTCAAACAGCAAGAGCGCCTCGAAGAGCGACTGGCGGCGATGCGCCGCAGCGAAGACCGCGCCCGCGAGCAGCGCCAGCTCGACGAGCTAGGAGCCCAATCCGTGTACCGCTGGAACCTGTCGGACTGA
- a CDS encoding HDOD domain-containing protein: protein MSHTKHILFVDAEQRALEAIEQVLHRDSYRWNLSFASDGESALELLETDTVDVLVTELALPRLDGVQLLESARQLHPDSIRIVFSGEVELHRILQSSAVAHQALAKPASPRQVRQAIERASQVHEALGTEACRRLVSGADGLPMVPSIYSKLVCTLANPNASMQQVADVISEDVSLCAQILRLVNSAFFGLAREVTTVGDAIRYLGPAVVRDLVLSEEAYRLVAHGSQQANAIIESVRRHSRMTAKVARKLVSSPELAEQAFLAGMLHQVGTLLLAARGEDIESLERPARADAPSAGGGLIARRKEPELDHFRLGAYLLGLWGLPAAIVETVAECSDPSISASTHAELIAAVHVAHRVIANVLPAHDGSEPVYEAPRLYCLERLGLPDAHELTASVRAQISVQSMETRS from the coding sequence ATGAGCCATACCAAACACATTCTCTTCGTCGACGCCGAGCAACGCGCGCTCGAGGCGATCGAGCAGGTGCTGCACCGCGACAGCTACCGCTGGAACCTGTCGTTTGCCTCCGACGGCGAATCGGCGCTGGAGCTGCTGGAGACCGACACCGTCGACGTGCTGGTCACCGAGCTGGCGCTGCCGCGTCTCGACGGAGTCCAACTGCTCGAGTCGGCCCGCCAACTGCACCCGGACTCGATCCGCATCGTCTTCTCGGGCGAGGTCGAGTTGCACCGCATCCTGCAGTCGAGCGCGGTCGCCCACCAGGCGCTGGCCAAGCCGGCCTCCCCGCGACAGGTGCGCCAGGCCATCGAGCGCGCCAGCCAAGTGCACGAAGCCCTGGGCACCGAGGCGTGCCGGCGGCTGGTCAGCGGCGCCGACGGCTTGCCGATGGTCCCGTCGATCTACTCGAAGCTGGTGTGCACCCTGGCCAACCCGAACGCCTCGATGCAGCAGGTGGCCGACGTGATCAGCGAGGACGTCTCGCTGTGCGCCCAGATCCTGCGGCTGGTCAACTCGGCCTTTTTCGGCCTGGCCCGCGAGGTCACCACGGTGGGCGACGCGATCCGCTACCTCGGCCCGGCGGTGGTGCGTGACCTCGTGCTCTCCGAGGAGGCCTACCGGCTGGTCGCCCACGGCTCGCAGCAGGCCAACGCGATCATCGAGAGCGTACGGCGCCACTCGCGCATGACCGCCAAGGTGGCGCGCAAGCTGGTCAGCTCGCCGGAGTTGGCCGAGCAGGCCTTTTTGGCCGGCATGCTCCACCAGGTCGGCACCTTGCTTCTGGCCGCGCGCGGCGAAGACATCGAGTCGCTCGAGCGCCCGGCACGAGCAGACGCCCCGAGCGCCGGCGGCGGGTTGATCGCCCGGCGCAAAGAGCCCGAGCTCGACCATTTTCGCCTGGGCGCCTACTTGCTCGGTCTGTGGGGGCTGCCCGCCGCCATCGTCGAGACGGTCGCCGAGTGCAGCGACCCGTCGATCAGCGCCTCGACCCACGCCGAGTTGATCGCCGCGGTCCACGTCGCCCACCGCGTCATCGCCAACGTTTTGCCTGCCCATGACGGCAGCGAGCCGGTCTACGAAGCTCCGCGCCTGTACTGCCTCGAGCGCCTGGGCCTGCCCGACGCCCACGAATTGACCGCATCGGTGCGCGCCCAGATTTCCGTTCAATCGATGGAGACGCGATCATGA
- a CDS encoding OmpA/MotB family protein has protein sequence MGRRDKRGGSKPSGPTGDPNAWMSTFSDLLMLMLTFFVLLLTMSSLDDQQIRQAMRDGLMVDPQQSESAMVSTRELIAGTPMNEAVEELRKELNMPVKQRSKKKVESLVSALFKATGLEGRAWVEHRPEGIHINVDGQISFKEGSDELQPAAQRFLRQLVSLVGPPQFNVAVETYAKGGESFKEVEAGWDLALRRADGVARFLLQRGIEPDRLRIMGFGHEAGRREKRFLRQSNLLRMSILTGPPAAEPTSSTPQGAPK, from the coding sequence ATGGGCCGACGTGACAAACGTGGAGGCTCGAAGCCGTCGGGGCCGACCGGCGATCCCAACGCGTGGATGTCGACGTTCTCCGACCTGTTGATGCTCATGCTCACCTTCTTCGTGCTGCTGCTGACCATGTCGAGCCTCGACGACCAGCAGATTCGTCAGGCGATGCGTGACGGTCTGATGGTCGATCCCCAGCAGAGCGAGTCGGCGATGGTCTCCACGCGCGAGCTCATCGCGGGCACGCCCATGAACGAGGCGGTCGAAGAGCTGCGCAAGGAGCTAAACATGCCCGTCAAACAGCGCTCCAAGAAGAAGGTCGAGTCGCTGGTCTCCGCGCTCTTCAAGGCCACCGGCCTCGAAGGGCGGGCGTGGGTCGAGCACCGGCCCGAGGGCATCCACATCAACGTCGACGGGCAGATCTCCTTCAAAGAGGGGAGCGACGAGTTGCAGCCGGCCGCCCAGCGCTTCTTGCGCCAACTGGTCAGTCTGGTTGGCCCGCCGCAGTTCAACGTCGCCGTGGAGACCTACGCCAAGGGCGGCGAGTCCTTCAAGGAGGTCGAAGCGGGCTGGGACCTGGCGCTTCGCCGCGCCGACGGAGTCGCCCGCTTCCTGTTGCAGCGCGGCATCGAGCCCGACCGGCTGCGCATCATGGGCTTTGGCCACGAGGCCGGCCGCCGCGAGAAGCGCTTTTTGCGCCAGAGCAATCTACTGCGAATGAGTATCTTGACCGGCCCTCCGGCCGCCGAACCGACTTCTTCAACGCCTCAGGGGGCACCGAAATGA
- a CDS encoding sigma-54 interaction domain-containing protein, with protein sequence MSASLEEWSSALGLEVSEVFEDERPIVRLTRFHQWDDSYPVMVYGDDKTEKLLCLAESVARTPSTVLLRGESGVGKEVMARFIHRESPRADKPFVAINCAALPPSLLESELFGHNKGAFSGAHKDHKGVFERADGGTLLLDEVTEMPLELQAKLLRVIQERKVRRVGGTKEHPVDIRIIATTNRDLKAYVDDGEFRADLYYRLNVFPLRMTPLRERPDDIAPLVRYHLGRIAATTHPGLRGLTQDAMRKLQSYTYPGNVRELLNILQRAVIMAGRSDMVDVEHLMFETNVECLASYRQSDGPEHTVTIRAGDDPLDDVQREVILNALARFNGNRTQTARALGVSVRTIRNKIRTYREQGIPVPE encoded by the coding sequence ATGTCAGCATCACTCGAAGAATGGTCGTCCGCCCTTGGACTCGAGGTCTCCGAGGTCTTCGAAGACGAGCGTCCGATTGTCCGTCTGACTCGTTTCCACCAATGGGATGATTCGTATCCTGTGATGGTCTATGGGGACGACAAGACCGAAAAGTTGCTCTGCCTCGCCGAAAGCGTGGCGCGCACGCCGTCCACGGTGCTGTTGCGCGGCGAATCGGGCGTGGGCAAAGAGGTCATGGCCCGGTTCATCCACCGCGAGTCGCCGCGCGCCGACAAGCCGTTCGTGGCGATCAACTGCGCGGCGCTGCCGCCGTCACTGCTCGAATCGGAGCTGTTCGGCCACAACAAAGGTGCGTTTAGCGGCGCCCATAAAGATCATAAGGGAGTGTTCGAGCGCGCAGACGGCGGCACGCTGCTGCTCGACGAGGTCACCGAGATGCCCTTGGAGCTGCAGGCGAAGTTGCTGCGCGTCATCCAGGAGCGCAAGGTGCGCCGCGTGGGCGGCACCAAGGAGCATCCGGTCGACATCCGCATCATCGCCACGACCAACCGGGACCTGAAGGCTTACGTCGACGACGGCGAGTTTCGCGCCGACCTGTACTACCGCCTCAACGTCTTTCCGCTGCGCATGACGCCGCTGCGCGAGCGTCCCGACGACATCGCGCCGCTGGTGCGCTACCACCTGGGTAGGATCGCCGCGACCACCCACCCGGGCCTGCGCGGGTTGACCCAAGACGCGATGCGCAAACTGCAGAGCTACACCTACCCGGGCAACGTGCGCGAGCTGCTCAATATCCTGCAGCGCGCCGTGATCATGGCCGGTCGCTCGGACATGGTCGACGTCGAGCACCTGATGTTCGAGACCAACGTCGAGTGTCTGGCCTCCTACCGCCAGAGCGACGGTCCCGAGCACACGGTGACCATCCGCGCCGGTGACGACCCGCTCGACGACGTTCAGCGCGAGGTCATCCTCAACGCCCTGGCGCGGTTCAACGGCAACCGCACCCAGACCGCCCGCGCCCTGGGAGTCAGCGTGCGCACCATCCGCAACAAGATTCGCACCTATCGCGAGCAGGGTATCCCGGTCCCCGAATGA
- a CDS encoding sensor histidine kinase, translating to MTSLCKRAEAHGCGQLLTTRARVLTIGDRDTCERLERNFRSPAPDARQCDQQSHLEFVHLDEQPKLRETLNASADQWALLFIDGDSMPSFQAVHLMANALTVEASFLVLVAVKRIGAEWCMALEQLQWSNRVFAIESSPEAASEAQTARRLIEKWCCSSQAGHGAELGENDTEVDRNHQTGEADEAFDTKDTQRQPAPAFVGHDSTDEAAYSETAPTLEEVGEAPVPAMPPMHQARALEAVGQLASGVAHEINTPVQFVSDSVFFLQEAFEAFAELFSSHQELLDEMVDGPEVRRHWKHISRNHDLDYFLESAPGALRRAVEGLEQVSDLVRALKDFAPRANQHAKNPADLHRSLTNAATVSRNHYKYVAELELDLEPVPHVPCYVTELNQVFLNLIINATDAIAERFEGSGQMGTIKVSCWQEANEAVVTIEDNGSGISPETQDRIFDPFFTTKPVGKGTGQGLAIAWATVVDGHGGQLSFESTMGEGTTFTVRLPLV from the coding sequence ATGACGAGCCTGTGTAAACGAGCTGAGGCCCACGGCTGCGGTCAATTGCTGACCACTCGTGCCCGCGTATTGACGATCGGTGACCGCGACACCTGCGAGCGCCTCGAGCGCAACTTTCGCTCGCCGGCGCCCGACGCCCGGCAGTGTGACCAGCAATCCCACCTGGAGTTCGTCCACCTCGACGAGCAGCCCAAACTGCGTGAAACGTTGAACGCGAGCGCCGATCAGTGGGCGCTGCTCTTCATCGACGGCGACTCCATGCCCAGCTTTCAGGCCGTCCACCTGATGGCCAACGCTCTGACGGTCGAGGCGTCGTTTCTGGTGCTGGTGGCCGTCAAGCGCATCGGCGCCGAGTGGTGCATGGCGCTCGAGCAACTGCAGTGGTCCAACCGCGTCTTCGCCATCGAGTCGTCCCCGGAGGCGGCCAGCGAGGCGCAGACTGCCCGGCGGCTCATCGAGAAATGGTGTTGCTCGTCGCAGGCCGGCCACGGCGCCGAGCTCGGCGAGAACGACACCGAGGTCGACCGAAATCATCAAACCGGCGAGGCGGACGAGGCGTTCGACACCAAGGATACGCAGCGACAGCCGGCGCCGGCCTTTGTCGGCCACGACTCGACCGATGAAGCCGCGTACTCGGAGACCGCCCCCACGCTGGAGGAGGTCGGCGAGGCGCCCGTCCCGGCCATGCCGCCGATGCACCAGGCCCGCGCGCTCGAAGCCGTCGGCCAACTGGCCAGCGGCGTCGCCCACGAGATCAACACCCCGGTGCAATTCGTCAGCGACAGCGTCTTCTTTTTGCAGGAGGCGTTCGAGGCCTTCGCCGAGTTGTTCAGCTCGCATCAGGAGTTGCTCGACGAGATGGTCGACGGCCCGGAGGTGCGCCGCCACTGGAAGCACATCAGCCGCAATCACGACCTCGACTACTTTTTGGAGTCGGCCCCCGGTGCGTTGCGCCGGGCCGTCGAAGGCCTCGAGCAGGTCTCCGATTTGGTGCGCGCCCTCAAGGACTTCGCCCCGCGGGCCAATCAGCACGCCAAGAACCCGGCCGACCTGCACCGCTCGCTGACCAACGCGGCCACCGTGTCGCGCAACCACTACAAGTACGTGGCCGAGCTCGAGCTGGACCTCGAGCCGGTCCCCCACGTGCCGTGCTACGTGACCGAGCTCAACCAGGTCTTCTTGAACCTGATCATCAACGCCACCGACGCCATCGCCGAGCGCTTCGAGGGCTCGGGCCAGATGGGCACCATCAAGGTGTCGTGCTGGCAGGAGGCGAACGAGGCCGTGGTCACCATCGAGGACAACGGCTCGGGCATCTCCCCCGAGACCCAAGACCGGATATTCGACCCCTTTTTCACCACCAAGCCCGTCGGCAAAGGGACCGGTCAGGGACTGGCGATCGCGTGGGCGACCGTCGTCGATGGCCACGGAGGCCAGTTGAGCTTCGAGTCGACCATGGGCGAGGGAACGACCTTTACAGTGCGACTGCCGCTCGTCTGA
- a CDS encoding sensor histidine kinase, protein MITSSLVRPRVLCVDDEPRVLAGLRLHLRREYEVEVAEGGEQALEIINQRGPFAVVISDMRMPYMNGAAFFAQARVLAPDTVRILLTGYSDIDDAIAAINQGQIFRFLTKPCRPAVLRHAVEDAVAQYRMITADHELVRREVDKISHQLLHTERLATLGTMASGVGHELNNMAAVFNSLVHALEQCAQKERPPSAEDLEDLNWVAKRLTMHGRQLLNMGRPQRHHTETLDLRELVRRTIERLELTGKLKTVQLQLDLHPTPLKITGKAGQLEQVLINLCLNAVDAIDDHGTRPGRVHVSLGTDTHGGVWCKVTDNGVGIPQSDLGSIFEPYFTTKSDDRGTGLGLSVCRQIVVEHDGELKVESQVGEGTTMTMTLPNAEPDTEPLSEPGFSLDEDTIATQDRS, encoded by the coding sequence ATGATCACTTCGAGTTTGGTGCGCCCCCGCGTGCTGTGTGTCGACGACGAGCCGCGCGTGCTCGCCGGGCTGCGCCTACACCTTCGCCGCGAATACGAGGTCGAGGTGGCCGAAGGTGGCGAGCAGGCCCTCGAAATCATCAACCAGCGCGGGCCCTTTGCGGTGGTCATCTCGGATATGCGCATGCCGTACATGAACGGGGCGGCGTTTTTCGCCCAGGCGCGTGTGCTCGCCCCCGACACCGTGCGCATTCTGCTGACCGGCTACTCCGACATCGACGACGCCATCGCCGCGATCAACCAGGGCCAGATCTTTCGATTTTTAACCAAACCGTGCCGCCCGGCCGTGCTGCGCCACGCCGTCGAAGATGCGGTCGCCCAGTATCGCATGATCACGGCCGACCACGAGCTGGTGCGCCGCGAGGTCGACAAGATCTCGCACCAACTGCTGCACACCGAGCGATTGGCTACCCTGGGCACCATGGCCAGCGGCGTGGGACACGAGCTCAACAACATGGCGGCGGTGTTCAACTCCCTGGTCCACGCCCTCGAGCAATGCGCGCAAAAAGAGCGTCCGCCCAGCGCCGAAGACCTCGAGGACCTCAACTGGGTCGCCAAGCGGCTGACCATGCACGGGCGCCAACTGCTCAATATGGGCCGGCCCCAACGCCACCACACCGAGACGCTCGACCTGCGCGAGCTGGTCCGGCGCACCATCGAGCGCCTGGAGCTGACCGGCAAGCTCAAGACCGTCCAACTGCAGCTCGACCTGCACCCCACCCCGCTCAAAATTACCGGGAAGGCCGGCCAGCTCGAGCAGGTGCTCATCAACCTGTGCCTCAACGCCGTCGACGCCATCGACGACCACGGCACCCGTCCCGGCCGCGTCCACGTCAGCCTGGGCACCGACACCCACGGGGGCGTCTGGTGCAAAGTCACCGACAACGGGGTGGGCATTCCCCAGTCCGACCTCGGCTCGATCTTCGAGCCGTACTTCACCACCAAATCCGACGACCGCGGCACCGGTCTGGGCCTGTCGGTATGCCGTCAGATCGTCGTCGAGCACGACGGCGAGCTGAAGGTCGAGTCACAGGTCGGCGAGGGCACAACGATGACCATGACGCTGCCCAACGCCGAGCCGGACACCGAACCTCTCAGCGAGCCGGGCTTCTCGCTCGACGAAGACACCATCGCCACCCAGGACCGCTCCTAG
- a CDS encoding response regulator — MAKPNDPTHSPAVDHRALERSAAHAPVALYQFQRLDDRAHIPFVTEPVERVLGVDAATMMREFDLDWLAARVDPNDWEDFSDAVAHSCHTGETFDQTFRFRAGEDQPWRWIRATSVAENNASGRVWHGSLQDVTSTIEKRQALDLTRRRLSTLVENVSVGLLVEDDRGQVEQLNRTLIELFAVDYDTDDLAGLPIEKCREILAPRFAEPDTAVAWFAQRRRERKPARHTFSMGDGRVLECIYRPLTDTSGEGAHLWQWHDVTDDKRAEGQLRQAKREAEAAVAAKSEFVARMSHELRTPLSGILGITELMTRSPLTEEQHEYCDIIAASGHTLLSIINEVLDFTRGEEGKLDHQSGPFDLYEVLFGAAKMLMANAANAGLDLAVHYPPDAPRTFVGDARKLRQVALNLIGNAIKFTDEGYVCVRVDVSEPVGASSKVRVEVCDTGVGIPPLDQDRLFEAFTQLPGQHRPGTGLGLAICRHFVESMGGTIGVDSTVGSGSTFWLELDLPRFEEATGDVLHTSLNDQRLLVVHECVAVRKLTEDYLRYAGASVHSFASVEEALAKLDVLCAAPFDALLVDEQRSAQSLREELSRRQADPPALILLDHRRQRAAGDHDTPSLEQPLHIHHLLDTVGAALSRRQDHDETVHDRNLRYCRTRPVTDPRIKRVNRPRRVLLVEDDPINCTVVTRMLETLRCAVTHAPDGPDAVAAAQASEFDLILMDCQLPTFTGIEATRRIRGLDTERTTHQPILALSANVMPEFRQACIEAGMDDFLLKPVNRDQLSRALLEWCGGETLDEASSAASDRIEPPVVFDRDALLARFDYEEDLVDAVVDAFCQDLPRRLDLMREAVKLRRSEDLDRHAHTLAGAASQVGADTIAQAAERIRQAIRAHDWDRVRYNIGWLFEESQLFGRLISGELTSVIDESEDETPS; from the coding sequence ATGGCAAAGCCCAACGACCCCACGCATTCACCCGCCGTCGACCACCGCGCGCTCGAGCGCAGTGCGGCGCACGCGCCGGTGGCGCTCTACCAGTTTCAACGACTCGACGACCGGGCGCACATCCCCTTTGTGACCGAGCCGGTCGAGCGCGTTCTCGGCGTCGACGCCGCGACCATGATGCGCGAGTTCGACCTCGACTGGCTGGCTGCGCGCGTGGACCCGAACGACTGGGAGGATTTCTCCGACGCCGTCGCCCACTCTTGCCATACGGGCGAGACGTTCGACCAAACATTCCGCTTTCGGGCCGGCGAGGACCAGCCGTGGCGCTGGATTCGGGCGACCTCAGTGGCCGAAAACAACGCGTCGGGGCGGGTGTGGCACGGCTCGTTGCAAGATGTCACCAGTACGATTGAAAAGCGCCAGGCGCTCGATCTGACCCGCCGACGCCTGTCGACGCTGGTCGAAAATGTCTCGGTGGGCTTGCTCGTCGAAGATGACCGCGGCCAAGTCGAGCAGCTCAACCGCACCCTCATCGAACTGTTCGCCGTCGACTACGACACCGACGATCTCGCCGGCCTTCCAATCGAAAAATGCCGCGAGATTCTAGCCCCCCGCTTTGCCGAGCCCGACACCGCCGTCGCCTGGTTCGCCCAGCGCCGGCGCGAGCGCAAACCCGCCCGCCACACCTTCTCCATGGGCGACGGGCGTGTCCTCGAGTGCATCTATCGCCCGCTGACCGACACCAGCGGCGAGGGCGCGCACCTGTGGCAGTGGCACGACGTCACCGACGACAAACGCGCCGAGGGTCAATTGCGCCAGGCCAAAAGGGAGGCCGAGGCCGCCGTGGCCGCCAAGAGCGAGTTCGTCGCGCGCATGAGCCACGAGCTGCGCACGCCGCTGAGCGGGATCTTGGGCATCACCGAATTGATGACGCGCAGCCCGCTGACCGAGGAGCAGCACGAGTATTGCGACATCATCGCCGCCTCGGGTCACACCCTGTTGTCGATCATCAACGAGGTGCTCGATTTCACCCGCGGCGAAGAGGGCAAGCTCGACCACCAAAGCGGCCCCTTCGATCTGTACGAGGTGCTGTTCGGCGCGGCCAAGATGTTGATGGCCAACGCCGCCAACGCCGGCCTCGATCTGGCCGTCCATTACCCGCCCGACGCCCCGCGCACCTTCGTGGGGGACGCGCGCAAGTTACGCCAAGTGGCGCTGAACCTGATCGGCAACGCCATCAAGTTTACCGACGAGGGATACGTGTGCGTGCGCGTCGACGTCTCCGAGCCGGTGGGCGCCAGCAGCAAGGTGCGCGTGGAAGTCTGTGACACCGGCGTGGGCATCCCGCCCCTCGACCAAGATCGCCTCTTCGAGGCGTTCACCCAGCTTCCTGGCCAGCATCGCCCCGGCACCGGGCTGGGGCTGGCCATCTGCCGACACTTCGTCGAATCGATGGGCGGCACGATCGGCGTCGACAGCACCGTAGGCTCTGGCTCGACCTTCTGGCTCGAGCTCGATCTGCCGCGATTCGAGGAGGCAACGGGCGATGTGCTGCACACGTCGCTCAACGACCAGCGGCTCCTGGTGGTCCACGAGTGCGTGGCGGTGCGCAAGCTCACCGAAGACTACCTGCGCTACGCCGGCGCGAGCGTCCACAGCTTCGCCTCCGTCGAAGAGGCCCTCGCCAAACTCGACGTGCTCTGTGCCGCGCCCTTCGACGCCCTGCTCGTCGACGAGCAACGCAGCGCCCAATCGCTGCGCGAGGAACTCTCCCGGCGTCAAGCGGACCCACCGGCGCTGATCTTGCTCGACCACCGCCGCCAACGCGCCGCAGGCGATCACGACACCCCGAGCCTCGAGCAGCCACTGCACATCCACCACCTGCTCGACACCGTCGGCGCGGCGTTGAGCCGCCGCCAGGACCATGACGAGACGGTCCACGATCGCAACCTGCGCTACTGTCGCACGCGGCCCGTGACCGACCCGCGCATCAAACGGGTCAACCGACCGCGACGCGTGCTTTTGGTCGAAGACGACCCCATCAACTGCACCGTGGTCACGCGCATGCTCGAGACCTTACGCTGCGCGGTCACCCACGCGCCCGACGGCCCCGACGCGGTGGCCGCAGCACAAGCCAGCGAGTTCGATCTCATCTTGATGGATTGTCAGTTGCCCACGTTTACGGGCATCGAGGCGACCCGGCGAATCCGTGGGCTCGACACCGAGCGCACCACACACCAGCCGATCCTCGCGCTCAGCGCCAACGTGATGCCCGAGTTCCGACAGGCGTGCATCGAGGCGGGGATGGACGACTTCCTGCTCAAACCGGTCAACCGCGACCAGCTCTCCCGGGCCCTGCTCGAATGGTGCGGCGGCGAGACGTTGGACGAAGCCTCGTCGGCCGCCAGCGACCGTATCGAGCCGCCGGTGGTCTTCGACCGCGACGCCCTGCTGGCTCGCTTCGACTACGAGGAAGACCTGGTCGATGCGGTCGTCGATGCGTTCTGCCAAGATCTGCCCCGGCGGCTGGATCTGATGCGCGAGGCGGTCAAATTGCGCCGCAGCGAAGATCTCGACCGCCACGCCCACACCCTCGCAGGCGCCGCCTCACAGGTGGGCGCCGATACCATCGCGCAGGCTGCCGAGCGGATTCGCCAGGCGATTCGCGCCCACGACTGGGACCGCGTGCGCTACAATATCGGCTGGCTTTTCGAGGAGAGTCAGTTGTTCGGAAGATTGATCAGCGGAGAGCTGACCTCGGTGATCGACGAGTCCGAGGACGAGACGCCATCGTAA